From Lewinellaceae bacterium:
CCAACTTTACCTTCGACCCCAAAGAAGACGGCATCATCTGGGTCCAGAAGGTAGAAGACCCTTCTTCCTTTGGCGTGGTGAAAACTGGCGAAAACAACATCATTACCGATTTCGTGGAAAAATCTCCCATCTTTGTCTCCGACCTGGCCATAGTGGGCATTTACTATTTCAACGACGGGGAAGGGCTGCGGGATACGCTGCAGCAGATGGTGGATGAAGACATCAAGGACAAAGGAGAGTACCAGCTGACTTCCGCCCTGGAAATCCTGAAGGACAAAGGGGTAAAGTTCCGTTCCTCTGAGATCGAGGAGTGGCTGGATTGCGGCAACAAAGACAACGTTCTGTACACCAATCAGCGCATCCTGGATCTCAAAAAGGACAGTGAAAAGCTGGTGGCCTCCAACATCACTACCGAAAATGCCGTCATTATTCCTCCCTGTTATATCGGGGAAGGGGCGGTGATCAGCAATAGCGTCGTAGGCCCTTATGTTTCGCTGGGCAACAATTCTACCGTTGAAGATTCCGTTATTAGCAATAGCGTGATCCAGAGCAACACCCAAATCCGCCACGCCAACCTCAGCAACTCCATGTTGGGCAACGAGGTTGAATACCACGGAGAAAAATCGGAAATTAGCATCGGCGATTATTCCGAATACCGGTCCTGAGAGAACAAAACCTGCCCGGGCGGGTATTGCATTAAGAGGACATTTTACAAATACTATGAAAATAAAGCAACATATTCTTGGAATCCTGCTCGTACTGGCGGGGTGTTGCCCTCTGGCGCTCACCGCCCAGGAAGGGCGGGTCAGCGAAGATGACGTTAACCTGCAAAAAATATTTATCGACGCCAACCGGGAGAAATTGCTGGGCAACTACGACAATGCCATAGCCCTTCTCAAGGAAGTGTTGAAAAAAGATTCCAGAAATGCGGCGGCGGCTTTCGAACTCGGACGGGCTTACGAAGCAACCGAAGACGATGAAAAGGCCATCAAATCGGTAAAGAATGCCATCGAGTGGGACCCTCAGAACACCTGGTACCTCAAATTTCTGGCAGACCTCTACCAAAAACTCAACCGCAACGAAGAAGCGGCGCAGGCTTATGAGCGCATCGTCGAACTGGAACCCAACGATGAGTACAACTACTTTCGCTGGGCCTATTTTCTGGTCCGCGCCGATGAGATCAGCAATGCGCTCAAAGTGTACAACCTGCTGGAAAAAAGGATTGGCGTCAACGAAGAGGTCATCCGCCGGAAACACTCTCTTTACCTGGGCACCGGCGATAACAAAAAAGCAGCCCGGGAACTGGAACGCCTGATTGAAGCTTTCCCGAAAGATATGGAATACCGCCACCTTCTGGCTGGGTTTTACCAGCAGATCGGCGAGGAAGATAAGGCCAAACAGGTATACCGGGAGATTCTTGGCCTGGACCCGGGCAACGCCAGAGCACAACTGGCCCTGGCCGGCGATCCTGGCCAGGCACAGGGGGAACTGCAGTTCCTGGAATCGCTCAAACCGGTGTTTCGCCAGGAAGGGGTGAGCATAGACCTGAAGATCGGCCAGCTCATGCCTTTCATTCAACGCGTGGCGGATACCGGCGACCAGCAACTGGCCGCCGCCGCCCTGGAGCTGGCCGCCATCCTGGAGGAGGCCCACCCCAACGAGGCCAAGGCCTTTTCGGCTTCCGGCGACCTGCTCTATTACTCCGGCAAAAAGCAGGAGGCCCTGGAAAAATACAGGAAAACGCTGCAACTGGACGATACCGTCTTCCTGGTATGGGAACAGGTTATGCACATATACCGGGAAGAAAAGCAATACCGGGAATTGTTCGATTTCAGCGAACGGGCTATAGATTACTTTCCAAACCAGGCGATCGCATACTACCTTCACGGTGTGGCTGCCGACGAACTGGGGGAAAGACAGGAAGCCCTTTCCGTCTTGCAACAAGCCCTGCTGATGTCTGGCAATAATGGGTTTCTTCAGATGCAAATCCACTCGCGGCTCGGCCTGGTCTACAACGGCATGGAGCAGTACGAACGGTCCGACCAGTCGTTTGAAGCCGCCCTGGCCCTAAACTCCAAGTCTCCCGATGCGCTCAGCCAATATGCTTTTGCCCTGGCCGAACGGGGAGAACGCCTGGATAAAGCCCGCGAAATGGCGGCGCTGGCCAATGACATCCTTCCCAAACAGGCGGAATACCTGTTTACCTATGGATGGGTCCTCTACCAGATGAAAGACTACAAGAAGGCCAGAGAATGGATGGAAAAAGCGCTCCGGAACGGTGGCGACAAAGACCCCCGCATGCTCGAACACTACGGGGATGTGCTTTACCAGCTCAATGAAACCGCCCAGGCTATCGAATACTGGAGGCAAGCCCGCCAGCAGGGCAGCGATTCGGAATTGCTGGAGAAAAAGATCGCCGACAAGAAGTTGTATGAGTAGGGGCAGTGTATCAGTGTATCAGTGTACCAGTGTGTCAGTGTACCAGTGTGTCAGTGTACCAGTGTATCAGTGTACCAGTGTACCAGTGTACCAGTGTACCAGTGTACCAGTGAAAGACAGGCATCGAACAATCAACCAACCATGAAAATAAACATCCCGATACTTATTTCCTGTGCCCTTT
This genomic window contains:
- a CDS encoding NTP transferase domain-containing protein: MKIIIPMAGRGSRLRPHTLTVPKPLIPVAGRAIVRRIVEDLSAALDEKVEEVAFVIGDFGAEAERQLHKIADGIGAKCSIYYQDHPLGPGHAVLCAKPSLSGHCLVAFADTLFKANFTFDPKEDGIIWVQKVEDPSSFGVVKTGENNIITDFVEKSPIFVSDLAIVGIYYFNDGEGLRDTLQQMVDEDIKDKGEYQLTSALEILKDKGVKFRSSEIEEWLDCGNKDNVLYTNQRILDLKKDSEKLVASNITTENAVIIPPCYIGEGAVISNSVVGPYVSLGNNSTVEDSVISNSVIQSNTQIRHANLSNSMLGNEVEYHGEKSEISIGDYSEYRS
- a CDS encoding tetratricopeptide repeat protein; translated protein: MKIKQHILGILLVLAGCCPLALTAQEGRVSEDDVNLQKIFIDANREKLLGNYDNAIALLKEVLKKDSRNAAAAFELGRAYEATEDDEKAIKSVKNAIEWDPQNTWYLKFLADLYQKLNRNEEAAQAYERIVELEPNDEYNYFRWAYFLVRADEISNALKVYNLLEKRIGVNEEVIRRKHSLYLGTGDNKKAARELERLIEAFPKDMEYRHLLAGFYQQIGEEDKAKQVYREILGLDPGNARAQLALAGDPGQAQGELQFLESLKPVFRQEGVSIDLKIGQLMPFIQRVADTGDQQLAAAALELAAILEEAHPNEAKAFSASGDLLYYSGKKQEALEKYRKTLQLDDTVFLVWEQVMHIYREEKQYRELFDFSERAIDYFPNQAIAYYLHGVAADELGERQEALSVLQQALLMSGNNGFLQMQIHSRLGLVYNGMEQYERSDQSFEAALALNSKSPDALSQYAFALAERGERLDKAREMAALANDILPKQAEYLFTYGWVLYQMKDYKKAREWMEKALRNGGDKDPRMLEHYGDVLYQLNETAQAIEYWRQARQQGSDSELLEKKIADKKLYE